AGCAACGCCGACCTGACCGGAAGCGTGCATTACGGACGCGAACTGAGCGTATTTTTCCTCTCCGGCGCTGCGCTGCAGGCATTAGAGCCGCAGTGGCGCCGCCGTCCTGCGCGGTGGGCGGCTGTGTTGTGCCTGCTCGCTGGCGCAGCCTGGGTGGCGGATTGGCGGCACACTGCTTTGCTGCTGGCCCTGCCCTTCGCCGTCATCTATGGCGGCACGCGCGCCACGCCCTTTCTGCGCCGTGCAGGACGGTGGGGCGACCCGTCTTACGGCATATACCTCTTCGCCTTCCCGATCCAGCAAACCATCATTTTTTACGCCTGGCCTGAAGCAGGTTTTACAGGATCCCTGCTGCTGGCCATAGCCTGCACGACGGCCCTCGCCTATGCCAGCTGGCATCTGCTAGAAAAGCAGGCTCTGAAGTTCAAACCCAGTCGGCAGCAGCGCACTTGGCGGGCCACCCTCTCATGTGGCCTCCAACGCATCAGAAATATTCTTTTGTCTCCCTGGGCGTGGCCTGTCATCGCCGGATTTGTCGGGCTGCGCCATATCGCACACAGGCTCGGTGCGCCGGTGCTTCCAGATCCGGAGTACACCTATCTGCCAGCCGCCCGCGCGTTCCTGGAACAAGGATGGTCCTTTCTGCTCACCCCGCAGAGCTATCAAGTGACGCCGCTGGCCTATCTCTGGCCTGCGCTCTGGGGAGCAGAGCCACTGCTGATCCGCGTGGCCAATATGGGGTTGTGGATAGGGAGCGTCTTTTTCCTCTGGCGTACCAGCTGCCTGCTGGGCGGTCCGCTGGCCGGAGCCAGCGCCATGGTGCTGCTCCTTCTTTCCTCCGAACTGCTGCGCTACTTTCCTTCAGAGATGACGGAGCCGCTCTTCCTGTTTGCTCTGTTCGGCTGGATGCACGCGCTTGCACGCATCGTCATTGCGCGTGACTACAGGGCATCGACGGCACTCCAGGGTGCCATCATGCTCACCCTGACGCTGCTGACCCGTCCTGTGTTGCAGCTGGTCGCGCCTGCGGGCCTGCTCGCCTGCCTGGCATGGCTGACCTATCGCGCAGCCTTTCTAAGAGGCGAGAGCGACGACAGCCCCGTGCCTCGACAGGTGGCAGCCCTTGCCTGGAGTGTGGCAGGCGCACTGGTGCTGCCTCTTGCACTGGTTCTGAAGAACGGGTTGGTCTTTGGGTTGTGGGGCCTGGGCACGGGCTCGGGCATCGGGTTATACCTTGGTACGCATCCGCTTTTCCAGGGTGCAGAACCGGGCTTTCTCGGATTCGGCTTCGATGTCAACACCCTGGTCGCGCTGGCAGCCCAGTCGGGCAACCCGCTTTCACTGGAGGGAGACCGGGCAACATCTCTCGCAGCTTTTTGGCAGCTTCAGTCGATGGCGCCTGCCGAGGCTGTGCAGTTCTTCACCCGAAAGCTGTGGTGGTGGCTGGCTCACCACCCGGCTCAGATCGAAACCGCAGGCCGAACGCTGCGCAACGTCCGCCTCATTGAGTTTTTTCTGATCGCGGCCGCCGTCTTGCACCTGCTGTTGAATCGTCGCCTGGCAGTACAGCCAGGCAGCGAGCCCGTCCTGCTACGCCGCTCACCCGCCCTGTGGCTCGCCGCGCTGCTTGCTCTACTTCTGGGCGCGATGCTGGTTCAGCTGCTGCCCATCTTGCACAACAGCCGCTACAGCTCCGTGCTTCTCGACCCCTGGCTGATACCTCTGGCGTCCTTGAGCATGGCTGTGCTCATAGGCACGCTGCACATTCGGATCGAACGCTCACGCAGCCGTTGGTGCCTTGCGCTGATGACCAGAGACCACCGTGCAGTCAGTTCGACACTCGGCTGGCTAGTCGTTGTGGTGGCCTTGTCTTTCACGGCTTCGTTCCTGTCGCTCAAGTGGGAGCGCAACGCCATTGATCCCGAACGAATGGGTGCGGTCCGCACGATCGTGCAGCTGGCCGAGAATGTGGAAACAGCAGCCCATGGCATGCAGCCTGCTGGCGAGCAGGCCTGGATAGTCATGCAGTCGCCTGCCTCCTTGAATGTCGCTGTTGACGCCTCGGTTGTGAAGCAGATCAGCGAAGCCAACCCCTTTAACGCTCTCTGGGAAACACAGCTGGCATTGGAAAGCGCAGGCGGAAAATGTCGACAGGTGGGCT
The DNA window shown above is from Pulveribacter suum and carries:
- a CDS encoding acyltransferase family protein produces the protein MSPLSPSAQGSHPGNNFDAIRIVAATMVLVSHHYALTGQMEPSFFGIHSLGGLAVTIFFVISGYLVTASWQRDPNVWRFGLRRFLRIWPALTAVIVLTAYGLGAWVTELPLGQYLTHGATANYLQGLWMKIHFVLPGVFEDNPYPSGVNGSLWTIPIEVRCYLFLGLAGVVGLLRFRVVFLTGVAIALGWFLLRSNADLTGSVHYGRELSVFFLSGAALQALEPQWRRRPARWAAVLCLLAGAAWVADWRHTALLLALPFAVIYGGTRATPFLRRAGRWGDPSYGIYLFAFPIQQTIIFYAWPEAGFTGSLLLAIACTTALAYASWHLLEKQALKFKPSRQQRTWRATLSCGLQRIRNILLSPWAWPVIAGFVGLRHIAHRLGAPVLPDPEYTYLPAARAFLEQGWSFLLTPQSYQVTPLAYLWPALWGAEPLLIRVANMGLWIGSVFFLWRTSCLLGGPLAGASAMVLLLLSSELLRYFPSEMTEPLFLFALFGWMHALARIVIARDYRASTALQGAIMLTLTLLTRPVLQLVAPAGLLACLAWLTYRAAFLRGESDDSPVPRQVAALAWSVAGALVLPLALVLKNGLVFGLWGLGTGSGIGLYLGTHPLFQGAEPGFLGFGFDVNTLVALAAQSGNPLSLEGDRATSLAAFWQLQSMAPAEAVQFFTRKLWWWLAHHPAQIETAGRTLRNVRLIEFFLIAAAVLHLLLNRRLAVQPGSEPVLLRRSPALWLAALLALLLGAMLVQLLPILHNSRYSSVLLDPWLIPLASLSMAVLIGTLHIRIERSRSRWCLALMTRDHRAVSSTLGWLVVVVALSFTASFLSLKWERNAIDPERMGAVRTIVQLAENVETAAHGMQPAGEQAWIVMQSPASLNVAVDASVVKQISEANPFNALWETQLALESAGGKCRQVGFSFQTFTGRILQPSYRLPLQPRVETDGAMRPLVVSANHELRPREPGSLRIEIHCPVGTRLQWGGTRVLESRHPWDAAAHIQPRDPA